In one Cyprinus carpio isolate SPL01 chromosome B2, ASM1834038v1, whole genome shotgun sequence genomic region, the following are encoded:
- the LOC109108010 gene encoding palmdelphin-like isoform X2 codes for MFLFLFSRGRMEEAELLKERLQAITNKKKIQEEIAHKRLEIDREKLKLQHVKKRSTRDLWLMDGMNSSNAQETQKALEDAQQTKQLKSTIHRIEKEIEALEREEMNISTNEGLILKRLKAIEKSPEDIIKAVNADFTSEPIYIHSTIPNMRKPSTPLINQRKKQDLETEAKTDQAKPALFAMEINVQKDLRTGESQVLSTSTISPQELQQKGIKVYDDGRKSVYALRTDGHQPGGNGVDELSPVEVEELLRQASEKKKRSNQVQVPYNLSHEASKIREGHESNGYQDPYSVDLSAWPELVYSDGVCYPENVGHGLPLLPMPNYNDRPDEYYHNRGERHTHGQYYNQRENHRGMRLLDCDIRNHSPCSAYSEDSKLSVLNAMPSDEPVTMIFMGYQNSEDDSQSYEGSVRAELVVIGDGEDEASKSLNPHQNSNAFICSAGRKGKRDGTEDPSTSALQIQMEKLGQTA; via the exons atgtttctttttttattctccaGAGGCAGGATGGAAGAAGCAGAACTCTTAAAGGAGCGCCTTCAAGCTATTACG aataagaaaaaaatccaagAAGAAATTGCCCACAAACGGCTTGAGATTGACAGAGAGAAACTAAAGCTTCAACATGTCAAG AAAAGATCCACGAGAGATCTGTGGCTCATGGATGGGATGAACAGCAGTAATGCTCAGGAAACACAAAAAGCTCTTGAAGATGCACAACAAACTAAGCAACTCAAGAGCACCATACATCG GATAGAGAAAGAGATTGAAGCGTTGGAGAGAGAGGAAATGAACATCTCAACAAATGAGGGGCTGATTCTAAAGAGGCTCAAAGCCATTGAAAAGTCTCCAGAGGACATCATTAAG GCAGTAAATGCAGATTTCACATCAG AGCCGATCTATATTCATTCAACAATTCCAAACATGCGAAAGCCCAGCACACCCCTGATAAACCAGAGGAAGAAACAAGACCTTGAAACTGAAGCAAAAACCGACCAAGCCAAACCTG CTTTGTTCGCCATGGAAATTAACGTTCAGAAGGACTTGCGCACAGGTGAAAGCCAAGTCCTCTCCACCTCCACCATTTCTCCCCAAGAGCTCCAGCAGAAAGGCATTAAAGTGTACGACGATGGCCGGAAGTCGGTCTACGCCCTGCGTACGGATGGCCACCAGCCTGGTGGGAACGGAGTGGATGAACTCAGTCCCGTTGAGGTCGAGGAGCTGCTGAGACAGGCGTCTGAGAAAAAGAAGCGGTCCAATCAGGTTCAGGTTCCCTACAACCTCTCCCATGAGGCCAGTAAAATCCGAGAGGGCCACGAATCCAATGGATACCAAGATCCATATAGCGTTGACTTATCAGCATGGCCTGAGCTTGTGTACAGTGATGGTGTGTGCTATCCAGAGAACGTGGGTCATGGACTTCCTCTCCTGCCAATGCCTAATTACAATGACAGACCAGACGAATACTATCACAACAGAGGGGAAAGACACACGCATGGACAGTATTACAACCAAAGAGAGAACCACCGGGGAATGCGACTTTTGGATTGTGACATCAGAAACCACAGTCCGTGTTCCGCCTATTCTGAGGACTCCAAACTCAGCGTCCTGAATGCCATGCCATCGGACGAGCCCGTCACCATGATCTTCATGGGATACCAGAATTCCGAAGATGACAGCCAGAGCTATGAGGGCTCAGTTCGGGCAGAACTGGTGGTCATTGGAGATGGTGAAGATGAAGCGAGCAAGAGCTTGAACCCTCATCAAAACTCCAATGCCTTTATCTGCTCTGCAGGACGGAAGGGCAAAAGAGACGGCACGGAGGACCCATCAACTTCAG CATTACAGATACAGATGGAGAAACTGGGCCAAACTGCATAA
- the LOC109108010 gene encoding palmdelphin-like isoform X1, protein MFLFLFSRGRMEEAELLKERLQAITNKKKIQEEIAHKRLEIDREKLKLQHVKKRSTRDLWLMDGMNSSNAQETQKALEDAQQTKQLKSTIHRIEKEIEALEREEMNISTNEGLILKRLKAIEKSPEDIIKAVNADFTSEPIYIHSTIPNMRKPSTPLINQRKKQDLETEAKTDQAKPALFAMEINVQKDLRTGESQVLSTSTISPQELQQKGIKVYDDGRKSVYALRTDGHQPGGNGVDELSPVEVEELLRQASEKKKRSNQVQVPYNLSHEASKIREGHESNGYQDPYSVDLSAWPELVYSDGVCYPENVGHGLPLLPMPNYNDRPDEYYHNRGERHTHGQYYNQRENHRGMRLLDCDIRNHSPCSAYSEDSKLSVLNAMPSDEPVTMIFMGYQNSEDDSQSYEGSVRAELVVIGDGEDEASKSLNPHQNSNAFICSAGRKGKRDGTEDPSTSGTPKIKKVKRRHNPCCVLM, encoded by the exons atgtttctttttttattctccaGAGGCAGGATGGAAGAAGCAGAACTCTTAAAGGAGCGCCTTCAAGCTATTACG aataagaaaaaaatccaagAAGAAATTGCCCACAAACGGCTTGAGATTGACAGAGAGAAACTAAAGCTTCAACATGTCAAG AAAAGATCCACGAGAGATCTGTGGCTCATGGATGGGATGAACAGCAGTAATGCTCAGGAAACACAAAAAGCTCTTGAAGATGCACAACAAACTAAGCAACTCAAGAGCACCATACATCG GATAGAGAAAGAGATTGAAGCGTTGGAGAGAGAGGAAATGAACATCTCAACAAATGAGGGGCTGATTCTAAAGAGGCTCAAAGCCATTGAAAAGTCTCCAGAGGACATCATTAAG GCAGTAAATGCAGATTTCACATCAG AGCCGATCTATATTCATTCAACAATTCCAAACATGCGAAAGCCCAGCACACCCCTGATAAACCAGAGGAAGAAACAAGACCTTGAAACTGAAGCAAAAACCGACCAAGCCAAACCTG CTTTGTTCGCCATGGAAATTAACGTTCAGAAGGACTTGCGCACAGGTGAAAGCCAAGTCCTCTCCACCTCCACCATTTCTCCCCAAGAGCTCCAGCAGAAAGGCATTAAAGTGTACGACGATGGCCGGAAGTCGGTCTACGCCCTGCGTACGGATGGCCACCAGCCTGGTGGGAACGGAGTGGATGAACTCAGTCCCGTTGAGGTCGAGGAGCTGCTGAGACAGGCGTCTGAGAAAAAGAAGCGGTCCAATCAGGTTCAGGTTCCCTACAACCTCTCCCATGAGGCCAGTAAAATCCGAGAGGGCCACGAATCCAATGGATACCAAGATCCATATAGCGTTGACTTATCAGCATGGCCTGAGCTTGTGTACAGTGATGGTGTGTGCTATCCAGAGAACGTGGGTCATGGACTTCCTCTCCTGCCAATGCCTAATTACAATGACAGACCAGACGAATACTATCACAACAGAGGGGAAAGACACACGCATGGACAGTATTACAACCAAAGAGAGAACCACCGGGGAATGCGACTTTTGGATTGTGACATCAGAAACCACAGTCCGTGTTCCGCCTATTCTGAGGACTCCAAACTCAGCGTCCTGAATGCCATGCCATCGGACGAGCCCGTCACCATGATCTTCATGGGATACCAGAATTCCGAAGATGACAGCCAGAGCTATGAGGGCTCAGTTCGGGCAGAACTGGTGGTCATTGGAGATGGTGAAGATGAAGCGAGCAAGAGCTTGAACCCTCATCAAAACTCCAATGCCTTTATCTGCTCTGCAGGACGGAAGGGCAAAAGAGACGGCACGGAGGACCCATCAACTTCAGGTACCCCAAAGATTAAAAAGGTCAAAAGGAGACACAACCCCTGCTGTGTCTTGATGTAG